GAGATAAACACACATGAACAAAAAGAGGAAGACGATACATACTTAAACCATAATCTTTGGTATATATATCTTTTAGCGTTTATTTTGATGCTTGTATTTTATATATTACCGACTCAGATGCCGTTTTTGATGATAAATGTTTTTGGAGCAAGCGGTACTTTAACGGGAGCTATTATAGCTATGGCATTTGTCTTTAATGCACTTGGTGCTATTAGTTTTGCAAAGTTTAAAGCAAAGTTTCATTTTAGTAGCATCTATCTAATCGGAATGGGTATTATAGCTACCGGATTTATATTGATAGGAAATGTAAATAATGTTTATTTCTTCTTTTTAACATCGCCCATAATGGGCTTTGGCGGAGGACTTTTAATGGCAAATATGACCTCGTGGATGCTTGATGTCGCACATCATACTAAACGTATAAAAGCATCTGCGTATCTATCGAGTGCTTATTTTTTCGGGCAATTTTGTTCACCTCTAGCTACAATGCCGCTTGTTAGACAAGTCGGTATTAAAAATTTTTTTATAGTAAGCGGAGTTATCCTTTTTATAGTTATATTAATTGGAAAGTTTTTTACAAAAAGTAGGGCTACTTAAACTCTATACCTTCATACCTGTCGTATATCCACTCAGCTACTGCTTGACTCTCCTGATGAGTTATTTTTCCTTTTAAACTAGGCATTACCCCAAAACGCTCCAATGCTCCGGCATTACACATAAAATAGTCTAAATTTGGATTTATAATATAATCTTTAATAAACAAAATAACCAAATGACGATGTGTATCTTCATCATCGTCTTTAATTATA
The genomic region above belongs to Sulfurimonas lithotrophica and contains:
- a CDS encoding c-type cytochrome, coding for MKKLILYSIFFYTSLFAVDGYKVYKDKCASCHIEMISKEKTINNLDKIKAPPMVEVSNRLKENIIIKDDDEDTHRHLVILFIKDYIINPNLDYFMCNAGALERFGVMPSLKGKITHQESQAVAEWIYDRYEGIEFK
- a CDS encoding MFS transporter, with the translated sequence MHISPATKITLLLISMLTMMSNVAIVTMLPHLNEHFEHIENIELFSRLMITLPSLAIALLSPFLGHLVYKIGKKRASVIALILFSLFGTAGLYLQDIYNLLFSRFLFGIAIALLMIIATTLIGDYFKNEARHKFMGTQSAFISIGGIMFIVGGGILSDIDWRYPFGIYILGLFVLVFVIKYLVEINTHEQKEEDDTYLNHNLWYIYLLAFILMLVFYILPTQMPFLMINVFGASGTLTGAIIAMAFVFNALGAISFAKFKAKFHFSSIYLIGMGIIATGFILIGNVNNVYFFFLTSPIMGFGGGLLMANMTSWMLDVAHHTKRIKASAYLSSAYFFGQFCSPLATMPLVRQVGIKNFFIVSGVILFIVILIGKFFTKSRAT